DNA from Prevotella melaninogenica:
ATTCTATCTCACGGATGAGATTGTAGTATTCCCATGTCACACGCTCAGAAAGTGTCCTGACATTGCTGCGGAGGAAATAGACTCCATGACCAGATTCCATTGCCGAGAGGTCTTTTATCTCCCAGTCTACACGTAGCATCTCCTTGGGTTTCTTCTCATTTTTTATGTAGCTTATCTGGTAGAACTTCGCTATAGAAGGGTACTTCTGTATGGCACGTCCTGTACGTTCAACAACCTTTTCATAGGTTTTTGTTCCACCTTTCTTGGAGATTCCTTCGTTTATCCTCTGCAGTTCCATCTCAAAACGCTCTTTCCAAACCCTGTTCATGGACGACTCTGTCATAGCTTTCGAAGGAGATGTTATTTCGAGATAATAATCCTCATCATCCTCTGTCTTAACCTCTTTCAGCGTTATCTTCTGCCGACGGGCATCCATTACCGTAACACTCTTGTTATCATCACTGAGCGTATAGTCTTTCATTTTCGTACGGGATACGCAGAGATAATTGTAACCCTTTTTCTTTATTAGCTCCAAGTTCTCTTCCGTGGCAACACCTGCATCCATGACAACAAGCGTATCCTTGGTTCGTGATGGATTCCTCTTTGCCAGCGTATCAATCATATTGGGTAGAGACTTGGGATCTGCTGTATTACCCTCTAAGATAGAAGAATAACGTATAAAACCTTCTTGATTGATACATAATGCAAGTACAAGTAGCTTACAGTCAGAGCGTTTTTCTTTTGAACGACCGAACTTGGCTTTATCGCTATTACGCTTACTACCCTCGAAATAGAAGTTGGTTAAGTCGAAGAGCATCAACTTGTTGTCTATATTAAAGATATCGTCAGTAACGCTGCACAGATGACGCTCTAACTGTTCCTTTAGTTCATACAACTTGTCAGTGATTTTATACAGAGAATTGATCCCTGGTGTCCAGCCAGGAACTCCACTGTAAAGTTCGCCAGCAGCTGAGTTATCGCGCAAATAATAATAAGATGAACGTTCAGAGACTGCATATACCGTGCGAACAATCAATGCTGACAAAGCCGTGTGTATCGCATTCTCCGTCCAGCCGTTTTTGCGCAGAAAACCCTCTAACTGCAGCTTGTCTATCGTCTGCTTGCAGAGCCACTCTGCACCAACATTCCTTGCGTCAGTATAGTTTGCCGTCTCGAGGTCAATGTAGTTCTCATATTTTCTCAGCGACTTCTGCTCTTCCTTATTAAACCGATCGATTCCACCTTCTTTCTCCATACGGCTCCACCATTCGTCAGCCTTTGCCTGTTCAATAGGAGTAAGTCCCTCAAGGCGTTCTTTGAAAAGCGAGGGTGTACTTCTGGTTTTGAAGCGTTCGGTAAGAGCGTATGCAATTTTTCGAACCTGTACAGCAGTAAGTGAAGGTTCAAAACCTATGTTCAACAGAATTAGCGAATGTACATGACCCTGCACGTCACGATATGACTCCTTGATGCGATAATAAGGAGCCATGTCGCCTGTGGCAGGGTTGAATCGTGTCTGTACATTTGCGTGCATGAGTGCAAAGTAACAAAATATTTTTGATATGGCTGTGTCCTACAAATCAGATTTTACTCCTCGTTACAATACCCTATACTTGATTATCAATCATTTATCAAATTGATACTACACAAAACATCCCGAAAATTTATGAAAAATAATTTTGCCGGTTAAACTTGGGTTAGGTGCCTATTGTGCAGGATTGTTAGGCTCCTTGACAGGTTTGGGGGGAGGAGTAATCGTCATTCCTCTGCTCACTTTAGTTTTCGGTATCGACTTTCATTATGTCATTGGAGCAGCTTTGAGGGTGTGTCAAAATTGATACATCCTCTTTTTTATTCTTCCTTTACTTTGTGTACCACATAATTCGTTATTTACTGCAGCTATGCTGCTAATTTCATATAAAATGATTTATTAGGCTTTAAATAACCTATATAAACTTGTATAAAGCGTCTGAAGGTGACTAAAAGTAGCTCCATAACGGCTTTTAGTTCCTTGAGTTTGGTTTTTCTACACATTTTCCCTATGTTAAAGGCAATAGCGAAGAAGGCAAAGTCCATATTGACCTTGTCTTTCCCAAAATGTCTAAACCTCTTGTAGGCTTTATTATATTTTGTTTGTCCAAAAACAGCTTCAGGTTCTATGCACCTTCGTCCTCTATGCTTGATGCCTTCTTCCGAGGTCAGTAGTTCCCGTGCCTTTTGTTTATAGTGCTGTAGTTGGTGGTTTACTTCTATAATTCTGTTCCCTCTTGCCTTAAAGCATGAGCCTCTCAGCGGACAGCCTTCACAGCGTTCTGCCTGATAACGTACGCTGTAAGTAACGAACCCATTAGAGGTTAGGGAACGCTTCATGCCTATACGTTTCATATGCTGTCCCATAGGGCAGACGTAGAAATCCTGTTCTTTATTATAATAAAGGCTTGCGGGACTGAATGGGTTAGGTGTGTAGCGTGGACGCTGCTCTTTATGGAAGTAGTTATACTTCACATAGGCTTCTATATTATGTACGTCCATGAACAGATAATTCTCCTCGGAGCCATACCCCGAATCGGCTACGACTGTCTTGGTATAACGATGATAGCGTGATTTGAAAGACTCCAAGAAAGAAGGTAGTGTGAGTGTATCGGTACGATTGGCATAGAGTGCAAAGTCAGTGATGAACTGGTTCTCAGTTGCTATCTGCAGATTATATCCAGGCTTAGTCTGTCCGTTCCGCATAGCGTCCTCCTTCATGTGCATAAACGTGGCATCAGGGTCGGTCTTGCTATAAGAGTTTCTTTCTCCCATTATCTCAAGGTGTTGGTCATACTCTTGAAGTTTATTACGTTTCTTCTCAAGCTCCTTAAGTTGTTTTTTCTTGGTTCTAACAGCCTGCTTTTCTTCTTTTGTCTTAGCTTCATGAATAGATTCCAAAGACTTGTTCAATTCCTCGGATATCTCATCGAGCAGAGCTGCAGTGAACTCGACACCTTCTGTTTTAGCGGCATTGTCCTGCGCTATGACATCATCAACCTGAAGCAAAAGTGTGCGTATTTGTTCCTGCAACTTGGCGCGGTTCTTTTCCACGGTTCTCTTCCAAACGAAGGTATACTTGTTGGCTTTCGATTCTATTTTTGTACCGTCAATATATTCAACGTCAAGACTTATCAAACCTTTGGCTGCAAGTACTAATACCACTTGTGTGAATATATTGTTGATTTCCTTTTTCACACGATTACGAAAACGATTGATGGTAATAAAATCAGGCAGCTCATATCCTGCCAGATAGATGAAATGAATGTCACTCTATACGACGGCAGGAATAGATATTATTCATATAGGCGTAAAGAATCACCTTGAGCATCATTTGTGGATGATAAGGCTTGCGACCACTGGGCTTATAAAGTTTGTAGACACTATCCAACATAAGATTATCCACTAAG
Protein-coding regions in this window:
- a CDS encoding IS1634 family transposase, with translation MHANVQTRFNPATGDMAPYYRIKESYRDVQGHVHSLILLNIGFEPSLTAVQVRKIAYALTERFKTRSTPSLFKERLEGLTPIEQAKADEWWSRMEKEGGIDRFNKEEQKSLRKYENYIDLETANYTDARNVGAEWLCKQTIDKLQLEGFLRKNGWTENAIHTALSALIVRTVYAVSERSSYYYLRDNSAAGELYSGVPGWTPGINSLYKITDKLYELKEQLERHLCSVTDDIFNIDNKLMLFDLTNFYFEGSKRNSDKAKFGRSKEKRSDCKLLVLALCINQEGFIRYSSILEGNTADPKSLPNMIDTLAKRNPSRTKDTLVVMDAGVATEENLELIKKKGYNYLCVSRTKMKDYTLSDDNKSVTVMDARRQKITLKEVKTEDDEDYYLEITSPSKAMTESSMNRVWKERFEMELQRINEGISKKGGTKTYEKVVERTGRAIQKYPSIAKFYQISYIKNEKKPKEMLRVDWEIKDLSAMESGHGVYFLRSNVRTLSERVTWEYYNLIREIECTNRQLKNDLNLRPIYHQKDERSDAHLFFGLLAYWVVNTIRCQLKREGESCYWTEIVRRMSTQKLVTTKGKNPLGETIEMRQCGSPSKQAKQIYDKLNLKHSPFKKNKICRTQSP